The proteins below are encoded in one region of Brevundimonas fontaquae:
- a CDS encoding YczE/YyaS/YitT family protein encodes MTRRLIQLFIGLFLYGLSIALIVRADLGLDPWDVLNQGVFERLAKPSGVSFGLVVNLIGMAVLLLWIPLRQKPGIGTVANVLVIGTVANFGLDWIPSDLGLPLRAGLLIAGIVLNGVASGAYIGAGLGPGPRDGLMTGIVARTGWPVKWVRTAIELTVIAVGWLLGGSVGMGTVLYALTIGPLVHVFLPLFTVRRKTGD; translated from the coding sequence ATGACCCGTCGCCTGATCCAGCTGTTCATCGGCCTATTTCTCTACGGCCTCTCCATCGCCCTGATCGTTCGCGCAGATCTCGGTTTGGATCCGTGGGACGTGCTGAACCAAGGGGTGTTCGAGCGGCTCGCCAAACCCAGCGGAGTCAGCTTCGGTCTGGTGGTCAATCTGATCGGTATGGCTGTGCTGCTTCTATGGATTCCCCTACGCCAGAAGCCGGGGATCGGGACCGTGGCCAATGTGTTGGTCATCGGCACGGTCGCCAATTTCGGTTTGGACTGGATCCCGTCCGACCTGGGCCTACCGCTCCGGGCCGGCCTGCTCATCGCCGGCATCGTCCTGAACGGCGTGGCCAGCGGGGCCTATATCGGCGCAGGCCTCGGTCCCGGTCCCCGCGACGGCCTGATGACCGGCATCGTCGCGCGCACCGGCTGGCCCGTGAAATGGGTGCGGACGGCCATCGAACTGACCGTCATCGCCGTCGGCTGGCTTTTGGGCGGTTCGGTAGGAATGGGCACGGTGCTGTATGCCCTGACCATCGGCCCGCTGGTGCACGTCTTCCTGCCGCTGTTCACGGTCCGTCGGAAGACGGGCGACTGA
- a CDS encoding thiamine phosphate synthase, with product MRARTPATLSAMDGAEKAEEEEVMILPAGYSDDARALWNAATALNRAAAAVSPAAAALPPMLFFTDPDRTPRPWETAARLPAGSAVVYRAFGASNAVETGHRLREATAGWGRKLLVGLDLDLAEAINADGLHLPERAADQAARIRADRPGWILTAAWHGSSPAPEDLNALILSPVFPAGGASAGKSALGVAAFERHVKAAALPVYALGGVTPANAATLAHTGACGLAAVSAIQSAFR from the coding sequence ATGCGCGCCCGCACCCCGGCGACCCTTTCGGCGATGGACGGGGCGGAAAAAGCGGAGGAAGAAGAGGTCATGATCCTGCCGGCCGGTTACAGCGACGATGCGCGCGCGCTCTGGAACGCCGCGACCGCTCTAAACCGCGCCGCCGCCGCTGTCAGCCCGGCCGCCGCGGCCTTGCCGCCGATGCTGTTCTTCACCGACCCGGATCGCACGCCCCGACCGTGGGAGACGGCGGCGCGCCTGCCCGCCGGTTCGGCCGTGGTCTATCGCGCCTTTGGCGCCTCGAATGCCGTCGAGACGGGGCATCGGCTTCGGGAAGCGACGGCCGGTTGGGGCAGGAAACTATTGGTCGGTCTGGACTTGGATCTTGCCGAGGCGATTAACGCCGACGGGCTCCACCTGCCCGAACGGGCGGCGGACCAAGCAGCGCGCATCCGCGCGGACCGACCCGGCTGGATCCTGACGGCGGCCTGGCATGGGTCTTCGCCCGCGCCCGAAGACCTGAACGCCTTGATCCTGTCGCCGGTATTTCCCGCAGGCGGCGCGTCCGCCGGTAAATCCGCCCTGGGCGTCGCTGCATTCGAACGGCATGTGAAAGCCGCCGCCCTGCCGGTCTATGCGCTGGGTGGGGTCACGCCAGCAAACGCCGCAACGCTCGCACACACAGGCGCCTGCGGCCTGGCGGCGGTAAGTGCGATCCAGTCAGCGTTTCGCTGA
- a CDS encoding DUF3576 domain-containing protein, whose protein sequence is MSLNKALVRNVAVVLVSGVALGASLSACSSIPFVGGKKSAPKTNVQQGIGVNAFLWRASLDTLSFMPLLTADPWGGVINYDWYINPQTPNERFKATVFILDTRLRADALNVTVTKEVKGADGQWTAAPVAAQTEADLENAILTKARQLNLSNAG, encoded by the coding sequence ATGAGCCTCAACAAGGCCCTGGTTCGGAACGTCGCGGTCGTGCTGGTCTCGGGCGTGGCCCTGGGCGCGTCCCTGTCGGCCTGCTCGAGCATTCCCTTCGTCGGCGGCAAGAAGTCTGCGCCGAAGACGAACGTGCAACAGGGCATCGGCGTCAACGCCTTCCTGTGGCGCGCCTCGCTCGACACCCTCAGCTTCATGCCGCTGCTGACCGCCGATCCGTGGGGCGGCGTCATCAACTATGACTGGTACATCAACCCCCAGACGCCGAACGAGCGCTTCAAGGCGACCGTCTTCATCCTGGACACCCGTCTGCGCGCCGACGCGCTGAACGTCACGGTGACCAAGGAAGTGAAGGGCGCCGATGGTCAGTGGACCGCCGCCCCGGTCGCCGCCCAGACCGAGGCCGATCTGGAAAACGCCATCCTGACCAAGGCGCGCCAGCTGAACCTGTCGAACGCCGGCTAA
- a CDS encoding response regulator transcription factor — MPTPKTILIIDDDDDLREALAEQLNLHEEFRTQQASTATDGVRMGREIRADLILLDVDLPDMDGREACRLLRKDGVSTPVIMLTAQSADADAILGLDAGANDYVTKPFRFAVLLARIRAHLRSHEQSEDAVFTIGPYEFRPAAKVLMDSKGKKVRLTEKETNILKYLYRAGAKPVSREELLTEVWGYNAGVTTHTLETHIYRLRQKIEPEPGHARLLLTDAGGYRLQP; from the coding sequence ATGCCTACGCCCAAGACCATTCTGATCATCGACGACGACGACGACCTGCGCGAGGCCCTGGCCGAGCAGCTGAACCTGCATGAGGAGTTTCGCACCCAGCAGGCATCGACCGCCACGGACGGGGTGCGGATGGGGCGCGAGATCCGCGCCGACCTGATCCTGCTGGACGTCGATCTGCCCGACATGGACGGCCGCGAGGCCTGTCGCCTGTTGCGCAAGGACGGGGTTTCGACACCGGTGATCATGCTGACGGCGCAATCGGCGGACGCCGACGCCATCCTGGGTCTGGACGCCGGGGCCAACGACTATGTCACCAAGCCCTTCCGGTTCGCCGTGCTGCTGGCGCGCATCCGCGCCCATCTGCGCAGCCATGAACAGTCCGAGGACGCGGTCTTCACCATCGGCCCCTACGAGTTCCGGCCCGCCGCCAAGGTGCTGATGGACTCAAAGGGCAAGAAGGTGCGGTTGACCGAGAAGGAAACCAACATCCTGAAATACCTCTATCGCGCCGGGGCCAAGCCGGTGTCGCGCGAAGAGTTGCTGACCGAGGTCTGGGGCTACAACGCCGGGGTCACGACCCATACGCTGGAAACCCATATCTATCGCCTACGCCAGAAGATCGAACCGGAACCGGGCCATGCCCGCCTTCTGCTGACCGATGCGGGCGGATACCGGCTGCAGCCTTAA
- a CDS encoding NtrZ family periplasmic regulatory protein: MRFGGFLAVMMAMTAMAASTSALAQSRSTVSLSEAQAAQRNTPAPQRRGLRLNDRGRWGLDFNLNQPVGRETEWGDVEAGAYYRLNDRLRVGAAAAVSTPEADPARAPETNGRAQPRVRLETIFKF, translated from the coding sequence ATGCGGTTCGGTGGTTTCCTGGCTGTGATGATGGCGATGACGGCGATGGCCGCGTCGACGTCGGCGCTCGCCCAAAGCCGATCCACAGTCTCTCTGTCGGAAGCCCAGGCGGCGCAACGCAATACGCCGGCGCCGCAGCGTCGCGGTCTGCGCCTCAACGACCGCGGTCGGTGGGGTCTGGATTTCAACCTCAATCAGCCCGTCGGCCGCGAGACCGAATGGGGTGATGTCGAAGCCGGCGCCTATTATCGGCTGAACGACCGTCTGCGGGTCGGGGCCGCCGCCGCCGTCAGCACGCCGGAAGCCGATCCGGCCCGCGCGCCCGAAACCAACGGCCGGGCCCAGCCCCGCGTCCGTCTGGAAACCATCTTCAAGTTCTGA
- the leuS gene encoding leucine--tRNA ligase has protein sequence MARYEPKTAEPRQQARWAEASAFVTKDTGRPKYYVLEMFPYPSGNIHMGHARNYVMGDVVARSKRAQGYDVLHPMGWDAFGMPAENAAMERGIHPKGWTYSNIANMREQLKLLGLSLDWSREFATCDPEYYGKQQAWFLELYRRGLVYRKDAVVNWDPVDNTVLANEQVIDGRGWRSGALVEKRKLNQWFLRITDYADDLIDGLKTLDRWPEKVRLMQENWIGKSKGATLWWDIAEAPAVLPASPEGEPNHARDPIEVYTTRPDTLFGASFLALAPDHPLTKAIAEHRPDVADFIKSCAQTGTSEAEIEKAEKLGVDLGVRVRHPFDPDKTLPVWAANFVLSTYGSGAIFGCPAHDQRDLDFARKYDLPVTPVVKPDDAETVEIGTEAYVGPGRIFNSDFLNGMDVEAAKAAAIAKVEAAGQGRAETIYRLRDWGVSRQRYWGCPIPIIHCPSCGVVEVPADQLPVVLPDDVTFDVPGNPLARHATWKHVKCPSCGADATRETDTLDTFVDSSWYFARFTDPTAEAPIDKAAADRWLAVDQYIGGVEHAVLHLLYARFITRALSDAGMLSVKEPFAGLFTQGMVVHETYRRADGAWVEPTDVELKNDNGVRSARQLSTGETLVIGDIEKMSKSKKNVVAPAEILESHGVDAGRLFVLSDSPPERDVQWTPGGVEGASRFVQRAWTLFDTYDAGFAGEDKANAELLRETHKAIKAVSEGVEGFRFNSAIAKLYAFVATIRDNAQAGGDAKRQALSALARLIAPFTPHLAEEAWTRLGEDGMVLDAPWPVWDAALAADDEVVLPIQINGKRRAEIRVPRGMEPTEVEALVLADETVKARLEGLSVKKIVVVKDRIVNLVAG, from the coding sequence GTGGCCCGTTACGAACCCAAGACCGCCGAACCCCGCCAGCAGGCCCGATGGGCCGAGGCTTCCGCCTTCGTCACGAAGGACACCGGTCGGCCGAAATATTATGTGCTGGAGATGTTCCCCTATCCGTCGGGCAACATCCACATGGGTCACGCCCGCAACTATGTGATGGGCGACGTGGTGGCGCGGTCCAAGCGCGCGCAAGGGTACGACGTTCTGCACCCGATGGGCTGGGACGCCTTCGGCATGCCGGCCGAGAACGCGGCCATGGAGCGCGGCATACACCCGAAAGGCTGGACCTATTCCAACATCGCCAACATGCGCGAACAGCTGAAGCTGCTGGGTCTGTCGCTGGACTGGTCGCGCGAGTTCGCCACCTGCGACCCGGAATACTATGGCAAGCAGCAGGCTTGGTTTCTGGAGCTGTATCGGCGCGGTCTGGTCTATCGCAAGGATGCGGTGGTCAACTGGGATCCGGTCGACAACACGGTCCTGGCCAATGAACAGGTCATCGACGGTCGCGGCTGGCGCTCGGGCGCCCTGGTCGAGAAGCGCAAGCTGAACCAGTGGTTCCTGCGCATCACTGACTATGCGGACGACCTGATCGACGGCCTGAAGACCCTGGACCGCTGGCCCGAAAAGGTCCGGCTGATGCAGGAGAACTGGATCGGCAAGTCCAAGGGCGCGACCCTGTGGTGGGATATCGCCGAGGCGCCGGCCGTCCTGCCCGCCTCCCCCGAGGGCGAACCCAATCACGCCCGCGATCCGATCGAGGTCTACACCACCCGCCCCGACACCCTGTTCGGCGCCAGCTTCCTAGCCCTAGCGCCCGACCATCCCCTGACCAAAGCCATCGCCGAACATCGGCCGGACGTGGCGGACTTCATCAAGTCTTGCGCTCAGACCGGCACCAGCGAAGCCGAGATCGAAAAGGCCGAGAAGCTGGGCGTGGATCTGGGCGTCCGCGTCCGCCATCCCTTCGATCCGGACAAGACCCTGCCCGTCTGGGCCGCCAACTTCGTGCTGTCGACCTACGGTTCGGGCGCTATCTTCGGCTGCCCGGCCCACGACCAGCGCGACCTGGACTTCGCCCGCAAATACGATCTGCCGGTGACGCCGGTGGTCAAACCCGACGACGCCGAGACAGTCGAAATCGGAACCGAGGCCTATGTCGGCCCCGGCCGCATCTTCAACTCCGACTTCCTAAACGGCATGGACGTCGAGGCCGCCAAGGCCGCCGCGATCGCCAAGGTCGAGGCCGCCGGCCAGGGCCGCGCCGAGACCATCTATCGGCTGCGCGACTGGGGCGTCTCCCGCCAACGCTATTGGGGTTGCCCGATCCCGATCATCCACTGCCCGTCTTGCGGCGTCGTCGAGGTTCCCGCCGATCAGTTGCCAGTCGTCCTGCCTGATGATGTGACGTTCGACGTGCCCGGCAACCCGTTGGCGCGTCACGCGACCTGGAAGCACGTCAAATGCCCGTCGTGTGGCGCGGACGCGACGCGCGAGACCGACACGCTCGACACCTTCGTCGATTCCAGCTGGTATTTCGCCCGCTTCACCGATCCGACGGCCGAGGCGCCGATCGACAAGGCCGCCGCCGACCGCTGGCTGGCTGTCGATCAATATATCGGCGGGGTCGAGCACGCGGTCCTGCACCTGCTGTACGCCCGCTTCATCACCCGCGCCCTGTCTGACGCCGGCATGCTGTCGGTGAAGGAGCCGTTCGCCGGCCTGTTCACCCAAGGCATGGTGGTCCACGAAACCTATCGCCGCGCCGACGGCGCCTGGGTCGAGCCGACTGACGTCGAGCTCAAGAACGACAACGGCGTCCGCTCGGCCCGCCAGCTGTCGACCGGCGAGACCCTGGTCATCGGCGACATCGAAAAGATGTCGAAGTCCAAGAAGAACGTCGTCGCGCCGGCCGAAATCCTGGAAAGCCACGGCGTGGACGCCGGTCGCCTGTTCGTCCTGTCCGACAGCCCGCCCGAGCGGGACGTGCAGTGGACCCCTGGCGGCGTGGAGGGCGCCAGCCGCTTCGTCCAGCGCGCCTGGACGCTGTTCGACACCTATGACGCCGGTTTCGCGGGCGAGGACAAGGCCAACGCCGAACTGCTGCGCGAAACGCACAAGGCTATCAAGGCCGTGTCCGAAGGGGTCGAAGGCTTCCGCTTCAACTCGGCCATCGCCAAGCTCTACGCCTTCGTCGCCACTATTCGCGACAATGCCCAGGCCGGCGGCGACGCCAAGCGTCAGGCCCTTTCGGCGCTGGCCCGTCTGATCGCCCCCTTCACCCCGCACCTGGCCGAAGAAGCCTGGACGCGGCTGGGTGAGGACGGGATGGTTCTGGACGCGCCGTGGCCCGTGTGGGACGCTGCGCTCGCGGCCGACGACGAGGTGGTCCTGCCCATCCAGATCAACGGCAAGCGTCGCGCGGAAATCCGCGTGCCGCGCGGCATGGAGCCGACCGAAGTCGAAGCCTTGGTCCTGGCTGACGAAACGGTCAAGGCGCGGCTGGAGGGTCTGAGCGTGAAGAAAATCGTCGTGGTCAAGGACCGCATCGTCAATCTGGTGGCCGGCTGA
- a CDS encoding PLP-dependent aminotransferase family protein, with product MSSRSIGLVSLTRHLGAWRSPGAGAAYRQLAGAVRLLILDGRLPLAARLPGERELAQALGLSRTTVSAAYGRLRDDGFLTGGQGAAARTSLPNGPAPRHEATSTDKTGLIDLTAAVLPADPNVHAAYVRALERLPANLPGHGYETAGLEALREAVAAGYRRRGLATSSGQILITHGAHNGLVHLLRLTTRPGAPVVFDHPTYPQAIDAILAAGGRAVPVALPDGEGEEGWDVEGLVAACRSSNAAMAYLVLDHNNPTGRMMRAAERTRLLAGLKGSETLLVLDETLVELTLSGPPALSASAVDAPRMVRLGSMSKSVWGGLRIGWIRADRAVIQRLAQSRATFDLVSRSWSSWRRSNC from the coding sequence ATGTCGTCGCGGTCGATCGGTCTTGTTTCCCTGACACGCCATCTCGGCGCCTGGCGGTCGCCGGGTGCTGGCGCAGCCTATCGGCAGCTGGCGGGGGCGGTACGACTGCTGATTCTGGATGGCCGACTGCCCTTGGCGGCACGGTTGCCCGGCGAACGGGAACTGGCCCAGGCGCTGGGCTTGAGCCGAACGACCGTTTCGGCCGCCTACGGTCGCTTGCGGGATGACGGGTTTCTGACCGGCGGGCAGGGCGCCGCCGCGCGCACCAGCCTGCCGAACGGACCGGCGCCGCGTCATGAGGCGACGTCAACGGACAAGACTGGCCTGATCGACCTGACCGCCGCCGTCCTGCCGGCCGATCCCAATGTGCACGCTGCCTATGTGCGGGCGCTAGAGCGGTTGCCGGCCAACCTGCCGGGACACGGTTACGAGACGGCGGGGCTGGAGGCGCTGCGCGAAGCGGTAGCGGCCGGCTATCGGCGGCGCGGCCTGGCGACCTCTTCGGGTCAGATTTTGATCACGCACGGCGCGCACAATGGACTGGTCCATCTTCTGCGCCTGACGACGCGCCCCGGCGCCCCGGTGGTGTTCGACCATCCCACCTATCCGCAGGCGATCGACGCCATTCTGGCGGCGGGCGGTCGCGCCGTGCCCGTCGCCTTGCCGGACGGCGAGGGCGAGGAGGGTTGGGATGTCGAGGGTCTGGTTGCGGCCTGCCGAAGCAGCAATGCGGCCATGGCCTATCTGGTGCTGGATCACAACAATCCGACGGGGCGGATGATGCGGGCGGCGGAGCGGACGCGCTTGCTGGCGGGGCTGAAGGGATCGGAGACCCTGCTCGTGCTGGACGAGACCCTGGTCGAACTGACCTTGAGCGGACCGCCGGCGCTCAGCGCCTCGGCCGTCGATGCGCCGCGGATGGTCAGGCTGGGATCGATGTCCAAAAGCGTCTGGGGCGGTTTGCGGATCGGCTGGATCCGCGCGGACCGGGCGGTGATCCAGCGTCTGGCCCAAAGTCGCGCCACCTTTGATCTGGTGTCCCGATCCTGGAGCAGCTGGCGGCGGTCGAACTGTTGA
- a CDS encoding YggS family pyridoxal phosphate-dependent enzyme: MTSSSSAFSAPSIAERVAGVRARIDAACHAAGRDPAGVTLTAVSKTQAPEAIDAILATGQRIFGENRVQEAQGRWADRRGAVPALELRLIGPLQTNKAEDAVALFDVIETLDREKLARALAQAGEKRGRSPRVLVQVNTGAEPQKAGVLPDAADALIAAARDTYGLIVEGLMCIPPADQDAEPHFQMLRAMAERNGLSVLSMGMSGDYETAIRCGATHVRVGTALFGERNRPETPSSS; the protein is encoded by the coding sequence ATGACCTCTTCTTCCTCCGCTTTTTCCGCCCCGTCCATCGCCGAAAGGGTCGCCGGGGTGCGGGCGCGCATCGACGCCGCCTGCCATGCAGCCGGTCGGGATCCAGCGGGCGTGACCCTGACCGCCGTCTCCAAGACGCAAGCCCCAGAGGCCATCGACGCCATCCTGGCGACGGGTCAGCGGATCTTCGGCGAGAACCGGGTGCAGGAGGCGCAGGGCCGTTGGGCGGACCGTCGCGGAGCCGTACCGGCCCTGGAGCTGCGGCTGATCGGCCCCTTGCAGACCAACAAGGCCGAGGATGCGGTCGCCCTGTTCGATGTGATCGAAACCCTGGACCGCGAGAAGCTGGCGCGGGCCCTGGCGCAGGCGGGCGAAAAGCGCGGCCGATCGCCGCGCGTCCTGGTCCAGGTCAATACCGGCGCCGAACCGCAGAAGGCCGGGGTCCTGCCCGACGCCGCCGATGCCCTGATTGCGGCGGCCCGCGACACCTACGGGCTGATTGTCGAGGGTCTGATGTGCATCCCCCCGGCGGATCAGGATGCAGAGCCGCATTTTCAGATGTTGCGGGCCATGGCCGAACGCAACGGTTTGTCGGTCCTGTCGATGGGCATGAGCGGCGACTACGAGACCGCCATCCGGTGCGGTGCGACGCACGTCAGGGTCGGAACGGCCTTGTTCGGGGAACGAAATCGACCCGAAACGCCCTCTAGCTCGTAA
- a CDS encoding Gfo/Idh/MocA family protein — MPNTSALKIGVAGVGVMGRNHARVASEMREFELATVFDPDAVTAEGVAAAYGASPVTTAQAFVNAGLDAAIVATPNRFHAEIGVALLEKGVHVLVEKPIAASVADAQRMIDAAKANDRVLMVGQVERFNPAVETVKRAVTDDDIISIQITRVGPFPPRMGEVGVVIDLAVHDIDIIRHLTGSEIVEVQPQLARTRADREDTALLQFRLDSGVIAHITTNWVTPYKTRTLQVATKTKFIVADLITRQVTEYFGQQPDGSYSTRMLNSWPAEPLKKELEAFARAIATGETPAVTGEDGLRNLEVALRCLGEH; from the coding sequence ATGCCGAACACCTCCGCCCTCAAGATCGGCGTCGCCGGCGTCGGCGTCATGGGCCGCAACCATGCGCGCGTCGCCTCCGAAATGCGCGAGTTCGAGCTGGCCACCGTCTTCGATCCCGATGCGGTGACGGCCGAAGGCGTCGCCGCCGCCTATGGCGCATCGCCCGTCACGACGGCCCAGGCCTTCGTCAACGCCGGCTTGGATGCCGCCATCGTCGCCACGCCCAACCGATTCCACGCCGAAATCGGCGTCGCCCTGCTGGAAAAGGGCGTCCACGTCCTCGTCGAAAAGCCGATCGCCGCCAGCGTCGCCGACGCCCAGCGCATGATCGATGCGGCCAAGGCCAATGACCGCGTTCTGATGGTCGGTCAGGTCGAGCGCTTCAATCCCGCAGTCGAAACCGTCAAGCGCGCAGTGACTGACGACGACATCATCTCGATCCAGATCACTCGCGTCGGTCCCTTCCCGCCCCGCATGGGCGAGGTCGGCGTGGTCATCGATCTGGCCGTGCACGACATCGATATCATCCGCCACCTGACGGGTTCCGAGATCGTCGAGGTCCAGCCGCAACTGGCCCGCACCCGGGCGGACCGCGAGGACACGGCCCTGCTTCAGTTCCGCCTGGACAGCGGCGTGATCGCCCACATCACCACCAACTGGGTCACCCCCTACAAAACCCGCACGCTGCAGGTCGCGACCAAGACCAAATTCATCGTCGCCGATCTGATCACGCGCCAGGTCACCGAATATTTCGGCCAGCAGCCAGACGGCTCCTATTCGACCCGGATGCTGAACAGCTGGCCGGCCGAACCGCTAAAGAAGGAGCTGGAAGCGTTCGCCCGCGCCATCGCGACCGGCGAAACGCCGGCCGTCACCGGCGAAGACGGCCTGCGCAATCTCGAGGTCGCGCTGCGCTGCCTCGGCGAGCACTGA
- a CDS encoding aminotransferase class I/II-fold pyridoxal phosphate-dependent enzyme, whose protein sequence is MNDGGKALAARRPLLRARRDHLRARLAEKLPEWVCPRPAGGLSLWARLPGPISSALTIAAEAEGLRLAAGPRFGVDGAFERRLRLPYTLPEDQLDEAVIRLGRAARKVGRGRKAPASVKPVAVY, encoded by the coding sequence TTGAACGACGGCGGCAAGGCCCTGGCGGCGCGCCGGCCCCTCTTGCGCGCCCGGCGGGATCATCTGCGGGCGCGGCTCGCTGAAAAACTGCCTGAGTGGGTCTGTCCCCGCCCAGCTGGGGGATTGTCCCTGTGGGCGCGCCTGCCCGGACCGATCAGTTCCGCCCTTACGATCGCGGCCGAGGCCGAAGGCCTGCGCCTCGCCGCCGGTCCGCGATTCGGCGTCGACGGCGCCTTCGAACGCCGGCTGCGCCTGCCTTACACCCTGCCGGAAGATCAGCTGGATGAGGCGGTGATTCGGCTCGGGCGCGCCGCCAGGAAGGTCGGCCGGGGTCGAAAGGCGCCGGCGTCGGTCAAGCCGGTCGCCGTCTATTGA
- the xth gene encoding exodeoxyribonuclease III: protein MTLRLATWNINSVRLRIDQVARFVAERAPDVLMLQEIKCTTDQFPRGAFEDMGMPHLRVAGQKGWHGVAIASRLPLEDSDTFQVCKLGHARCVSARVSGIDVQNFYIPAGGDVPDRALNPKFDHKMDFYEQLTAIVAKQDKSRPLVIAGDFNIAPGEGDVWNHRYMSKIVSHTPIEVETLNRLQETGGFADVLRDRFPEPQKLASWWSYRAADFRKSNRGLRLDHIWTSPGLTPAVVKDTARIHDDVREWERPSDHAPVTVDLDV, encoded by the coding sequence ATGACACTTCGCCTCGCTACCTGGAACATCAACTCCGTCCGCCTGCGCATCGATCAGGTGGCCCGCTTCGTCGCCGAGCGCGCGCCCGACGTCCTGATGCTGCAGGAGATCAAATGCACCACGGACCAGTTCCCGCGCGGCGCCTTCGAGGACATGGGCATGCCCCACCTTCGCGTCGCGGGCCAGAAGGGCTGGCACGGCGTCGCCATCGCCAGCCGCCTGCCGCTTGAGGACAGCGACACCTTCCAGGTCTGCAAACTGGGTCACGCGCGCTGCGTCTCGGCCCGCGTGTCCGGCATCGACGTTCAGAACTTCTACATCCCGGCCGGCGGCGACGTTCCCGACCGGGCGCTGAACCCCAAGTTCGACCACAAGATGGACTTCTATGAACAGCTGACCGCGATCGTGGCCAAGCAGGACAAGTCTCGTCCCTTGGTCATAGCCGGCGACTTCAACATCGCCCCCGGCGAAGGCGATGTCTGGAACCACCGCTACATGTCCAAGATCGTCAGCCACACGCCGATCGAGGTCGAGACTTTGAACCGACTTCAGGAGACGGGCGGTTTCGCCGATGTGCTGCGCGACCGTTTCCCCGAGCCTCAGAAACTGGCCAGCTGGTGGAGCTATCGCGCCGCCGACTTCCGCAAATCGAATCGCGGTCTGCGCCTCGACCACATCTGGACCTCGCCCGGCCTGACCCCCGCCGTGGTCAAGGACACCGCCCGCATCCACGACGACGTTCGCGAGTGGGAGCGTCCCAGCGACCACGCGCCGGTCACGGTCGATCTGGACGTCTGA
- the lptE gene encoding LPS assembly lipoprotein LptE has protein sequence MRIAAALAVLASLAVSACGFTPMYAETAAGSSLRRIAVTTQDDRLGYRLREQLEDALAWDRGATPLYRLTTEVQQNRRSLGRRIDDTATRYELTVKATWTLTPAAGGTPVSGAETVTTTYATADQPYAAIAAQQDGEERAAAELARLIRLDLMQALSNP, from the coding sequence ATGCGTATTGCGGCGGCTCTCGCGGTTCTCGCGTCTCTGGCGGTTTCCGCCTGCGGCTTCACGCCCATGTACGCCGAGACGGCCGCGGGTTCATCCCTGCGCCGGATCGCCGTCACGACCCAGGACGACCGCCTTGGCTATCGCCTGCGCGAGCAGCTGGAAGACGCCCTCGCCTGGGATCGCGGCGCGACGCCGCTGTATCGCCTGACGACAGAGGTCCAACAGAACCGCCGCTCGCTGGGTCGCCGCATCGACGACACCGCCACCCGCTATGAACTGACGGTCAAGGCGACCTGGACCCTGACGCCGGCCGCCGGGGGAACGCCCGTCAGCGGCGCGGAAACGGTCACCACGACCTACGCCACCGCCGACCAGCCCTATGCCGCCATCGCCGCCCAGCAGGACGGCGAGGAGCGCGCCGCGGCCGAACTGGCTCGCCTGATCCGACTGGATCTTATGCAGGCGCTGTCGAACCCGTGA